Proteins from one Streptococcus mitis B6 genomic window:
- the ligA gene encoding NAD-dependent DNA ligase LigA codes for MNKRMNELVALLNRYATEYYTSDNPSVSDSEYDRLYRELVELETAYPDQVLADSPTHRVGGKVLDGFEKYSHQYPLYSLQDAFSREELEAFDARVRKEVTHPTYICELKIDGLSISLTYEKGILVAGATRGDGSVGENITENLKRVKDIPLILPEELDITVRGECYMPRASFDQVNQARQENGEPEFANPRNAAAGTLRQLDTAVVAKRNLATFLYQEASPSTRDSQEKVLKHLEQLGFVVNPKRILTENIDEIWDFIQEIGQKRENLPYDIDGVVIKVNDLAGQEELGFTVKAPKWAVAYKFPAEEKEAQLLSVDWTVGRTGVVTPTANLTPVQLAGTTVSRATLHNVDYIAEKDIRKDDTVIVYKAGDIIPAVLRVVESKRVSEEKLDIPTNCPSCDSDLLHFEDEVALRCINPRCPAQIMEGLIHFASRDAMNITGLGPSVVEKLFSANLVKDVANIYRLQEEDFLLLEGVKEKSASKLYQAIQASKENSAEKLLFGLGIRHVGSKASQLLLQHFHSIENLAQADPEEVASIESLGGVIAKSLQTYFATEGSEILLRELKEAGVNLDYKGQTVVADAALSGLTVVLTGKLERLKRSEAKSKLESLGAKVTGSVSKKTDLVVAGADAGSKLQKAQELGIEVRDEAWLESL; via the coding sequence ATGAATAAAAGAATGAATGAGTTAGTCGCCTTGCTTAATCGCTATGCGACTGAGTACTATACCAGCGATAATCCCTCGGTTTCAGACAGTGAGTATGATCGCCTTTACCGAGAGTTGGTTGAGTTAGAAACTGCCTATCCAGATCAAGTGCTAGCAGACAGTCCGACCCATCGTGTTGGTGGCAAGGTTTTAGATGGTTTTGAAAAATACAGTCATCAGTATCCTCTTTATAGTTTGCAGGATGCTTTTTCACGTGAGGAGCTTGAAGCTTTTGACGCGCGTGTTCGTAAGGAAGTGACCCATCCAACCTATATTTGTGAGCTGAAAATCGATGGCTTATCTATCTCACTTACTTATGAAAAGGGGATTTTGGTTGCTGGGGCAACACGTGGAGACGGTTCTGTTGGGGAGAATATCACGGAAAACCTCAAGCGTGTTAAGGACATTCCTTTAATTTTGCCAGAAGAACTAGATATCACAGTTCGTGGGGAATGTTACATGCCCCGTGCTTCTTTTGACCAGGTCAACCAAGCTCGCCAAGAAAATGGAGAGCCTGAATTTGCCAATCCTCGTAATGCGGCAGCAGGAACACTACGTCAGCTGGATACAGCAGTAGTAGCCAAGCGCAATCTTGCGACTTTCTTATATCAAGAAGCCAGTCCTTCAACTCGTGATAGTCAAGAAAAGGTTTTGAAGCACCTTGAACAACTAGGTTTTGTGGTCAATCCTAAGCGAATCTTGACTGAAAACATAGATGAAATCTGGGATTTTATCCAAGAAATAGGACAGAAACGGGAAAACCTGCCTTATGATATCGATGGAGTGGTAATCAAGGTCAATGACCTAGCAGGTCAAGAAGAACTTGGTTTTACCGTTAAGGCTCCAAAGTGGGCAGTGGCTTACAAGTTCCCAGCTGAAGAAAAAGAAGCTCAACTCTTATCAGTTGATTGGACAGTTGGCCGTACGGGTGTTGTAACCCCAACTGCGAATCTAACACCAGTACAACTAGCTGGAACAACTGTTAGCCGTGCGACCCTGCACAATGTGGATTATATTGCTGAAAAGGATATTCGTAAAGACGACACGGTTATCGTCTATAAGGCTGGAGATATCATCCCTGCCGTTTTACGTGTGGTAGAGTCCAAACGGGTTTCTGAAGAAAAACTAGATATTCCTACAAACTGTCCAAGTTGTGACTCTGATTTGTTGCACTTTGAAGATGAAGTGGCTCTCCGTTGTATCAATCCACGTTGCCCTGCTCAAATCATGGAAGGTTTGATTCACTTTGCTTCTCGTGATGCCATGAATATTACAGGCCTTGGTCCATCAGTAGTTGAGAAACTCTTTTCTGCTAATCTGGTTAAGGATGTGGCGAATATTTACCGATTACAAGAAGAAGATTTCCTCCTTTTAGAGGGGGTCAAGGAAAAGTCTGCTTCTAAACTGTATCAGGCCATCCAAGCATCTAAGGAAAATTCTGCCGAGAAGCTCTTATTTGGTTTGGGAATTCGCCATGTCGGAAGCAAGGCTAGTCAGCTCTTACTTCAACATTTCCATTCAATTGAAAATCTGGCTCAGGCAGATCCAGAAGAAGTGGCTAGTATTGAAAGTCTAGGTGGCGTGATTGCCAAGAGTCTTCAAACTTATTTTGCGACAGAAGGCTCTGAAATTCTCCTAAGAGAATTAAAAGAAGCTGGGGTCAATCTGGACTATAAAGGTCAGACAGTAGTAGCGGATGCGGCCTTGTCAGGTTTGACCGTTGTATTGACCGGAAAATTGGAACGTCTCAAGCGCTCAGAAGCTAAAAGTAAACTCGAAAGTCTAGGTGCTAAGGTAACAGGCAGTGTTTCTAAAAAGACCGACCTCGTCGTTGCAGGCGCAGATGCTGGAAGTAAACTGCAAAAAGCACAAGAACTTGGTATTGAGGTTCGAGACGAAGCTTGGCTAGAAAGTCTGTAA
- a CDS encoding MFS transporter: MNRYAVQLISRGAVNKIGNMLYDYGNSVWLASMGTLGQTVLGMYQISELVTSILVNPFGGVISDRFSRRRILMATDLVCGILCLAISFIRNDSWMIGALIVANIVQAIAFAFSRPANKAIITELVEKDELVLYNSRLELVMQVVSVSSPVLSFLVLQFASLRITLVLDALSFFLAFGLVALLPKKEEKTLGEKKLTFKVIFSDIKEGVHYIVKQKEIFFLLVMASSVNFFFAAFNYLLPFSNQLYGVQGAYATILTMGAIGSIVGALLASKIKASMEMLLFLLALTGLGVMIMGFTLPSYLAFSGNFICELFMTIFNIHFFTQVQTKVEGEYLGRVLSSIYTLAILFMPIATGLMTFLPSVHLYSFLIIGLGVVALSFLALGYVRIHFEKET, translated from the coding sequence ATGAATCGCTATGCAGTACAGTTGATTAGTCGCGGAGCTGTTAACAAGATAGGGAATATGCTCTATGATTATGGAAATAGTGTCTGGTTGGCTTCCATGGGAACTTTAGGGCAGACAGTTTTAGGAATGTATCAGATTTCTGAACTCGTCACATCTATTCTCGTCAATCCTTTTGGTGGAGTTATATCAGACCGTTTTTCTCGTCGTAGGATTTTAATGGCGACGGATCTTGTTTGTGGGATTCTTTGTCTGGCTATTTCTTTCATAAGGAATGATAGCTGGATGATTGGAGCTTTGATTGTTGCCAATATTGTTCAGGCTATTGCTTTCGCCTTTTCTAGACCAGCAAATAAGGCTATTATCACAGAATTGGTAGAGAAGGATGAACTGGTCCTCTACAATTCTCGTTTGGAATTGGTGATGCAGGTTGTCAGTGTGAGTTCCCCTGTACTCTCTTTTCTGGTTTTACAATTTGCAAGTCTTCGCATTACCTTGGTATTAGATGCCCTTAGTTTTTTTCTCGCTTTTGGCTTAGTAGCCTTGCTTCCAAAGAAAGAAGAGAAGACTTTGGGTGAGAAGAAACTTACATTCAAAGTTATTTTTTCTGATATCAAGGAGGGAGTTCACTATATTGTGAAGCAAAAGGAAATCTTCTTTTTGTTAGTCATGGCTTCAAGTGTCAATTTTTTCTTTGCAGCTTTTAATTATCTTCTTCCCTTTTCAAATCAGCTCTATGGAGTTCAAGGTGCCTATGCCACTATTTTAACTATGGGGGCTATCGGTTCTATTGTTGGGGCGCTGTTAGCTAGTAAGATTAAAGCCAGTATGGAAATGCTTCTGTTTTTATTGGCTCTGACTGGACTTGGGGTGATGATAATGGGATTTACCCTCCCTTCCTATCTTGCTTTTTCAGGAAATTTCATTTGTGAACTCTTTATGACGATTTTCAATATTCACTTTTTTACTCAGGTACAAACCAAGGTTGAAGGGGAATATCTGGGAAGAGTTCTCAGTTCGATTTATACCTTAGCTATACTTTTTATGCCAATTGCAACAGGTTTGATGACTTTTCTTCCAAGTGTCCATCTTTATTCTTTCTTGATTATTGGACTTGGAGTTGTAGCCTTATCTTTCTTAGCTCTCGGATATGTTCGGATTCATTTTGAAAAAGAGACATAA
- a CDS encoding transcriptional regulator: protein MENLGKVFREFRTSGNYSLKEAAGGSCSTSQLSRFELGESDLAVSRFFELLDNIHVTIENFMDKARNFHNHEHVAMMGQIVPLYYSNDIVGFQKLQREQLEKAKSSTNPLYFELNWILMQGLICQRDSSYEMKQDDLDKVADYLFKTEEWTMYELILFGNLYSFYDVDYVTRIGREVMEREEFYLEIGRHKRLVLILALNCYQHCLEHLSFDNASYFEAYTEKIIGKGIKLYERNIFHYLKGFAFYQKGQCKEGCKQMQEAMHIFDVLGLPEQVAYYQEHYEKFVKD from the coding sequence ATGGAAAATCTAGGAAAAGTATTTCGTGAATTTCGGACAAGTGGAAATTATTCTTTAAAGGAGGCGGCAGGCGGGTCCTGTTCAACTTCTCAGTTATCTCGCTTTGAGCTTGGGGAGTCTGACCTAGCAGTCTCACGTTTCTTTGAGCTTTTGGATAACATTCATGTCACAATCGAAAATTTCATGGACAAGGCAAGGAATTTTCATAATCATGAACATGTTGCTATGATGGGACAAATTGTACCCCTTTACTATTCAAATGATATTGTAGGTTTTCAAAAGCTTCAAAGGGAACAACTTGAAAAGGCTAAGAGTTCGACGAATCCCCTTTATTTTGAGCTGAACTGGATTTTGATGCAAGGTCTGATTTGTCAAAGAGATTCGAGTTATGAGATGAAGCAGGATGATTTGGATAAGGTAGCAGATTATCTCTTCAAAACAGAAGAATGGACCATGTATGAGTTGATTCTTTTCGGTAACCTCTATAGTTTCTACGATGTGGATTATGTCACTCGGATTGGTAGAGAAGTTATGGAGAGGGAGGAATTTTACCTAGAGATTGGTCGCCATAAGAGATTAGTGTTGATTTTGGCCCTCAATTGTTATCAACATTGTTTAGAGCATCTTTCTTTTGATAATGCTAGTTATTTCGAGGCTTATACAGAGAAGATTATTGGTAAAGGTATTAAGCTTTATGAGCGTAATATTTTTCATTATTTAAAAGGCTTTGCCTTCTATCAAAAAGGACAGTGTAAAGAAGGTTGTAAGCAAATGCAAGAGGCCATGCATATTTTTGATGTGTTAGGTCTTCCTGAGCAAGTAGCCTACTATCAGGAACACTACGAAAAATTTGTCAAAGATTAA
- a CDS encoding ABC-F family ATP-binding cassette domain-containing protein, with amino-acid sequence MIILQANKIERSFAGEVLFDNINLQVDERDRIALVGKNGAGKSTLLKILVGEEEPTSGEINKKKDISLSYLAQDSRFESENTIYDEMLHVFDDLRRTEKQLRQMELEMGEKSGEDLNKLMSDYDRLSENFRQAGGFTYETDIRAILNGFKFDESMWKMKIAELSGGQNTRLALAKMLLEKPNLLVLDEPTNHLDIETIAWLENYLVNYSGALIIVSHDRYFLDKVATITLDLTKHSLDRYVGNYSRFVELKEQKLATEAKNYEKQQKEIATLEDFVNRNLVRASTTKRAQSRRKQLEKMERLDKPEAGKKSANMTFQSEKTSGNVVLTVENAAIGYDGEVLSEPINLDLRKMNAVAIVGPNGIGKSTFIKSIVDQIPFIKGEKRFGANVEVGYYDQTQSKLTPSNTVLDELWNDFKLTPEVEIRNRLGAFLFSGDDVKKSVGMLSGGEKARLLLAKLSMENNNFLILDEPTNHLDIDSKEVLENALIDFDGTLLFVSHDRYFINRVATHVLELSENGSTLYLGDYDYYVEKKAEVEMSQTEGASTSNQAKEPSPVNDYQAQKESQKEVRKLMRQIESLETEIEELESQSQAISKQMLETNDAGKLMELQAELDKISHRQEEAMLEWEELSEQV; translated from the coding sequence ATGATTATTTTACAAGCTAATAAAATTGAACGTTCTTTTGCAGGAGAGGTTCTTTTTGATAATATCAACCTACAGGTTGATGAACGAGATCGGATTGCACTTGTTGGGAAAAATGGTGCAGGGAAGTCTACTCTTTTGAAGATTTTAGTTGGAGAAGAGGAGCCGACTAGTGGAGAAATCAATAAGAAAAAAGATATTTCTCTGTCTTACCTAGCTCAAGATAGCCGTTTTGAGTCTGAAAATACCATCTACGATGAGATGCTTCATGTCTTTGATGACTTACGTCGAACGGAGAAACAACTTCGTCAGATGGAGTTGGAGATGGGAGAAAAGTCTGGTGAGGATTTGAATAAGCTGATGTCAGATTACGACCGCTTATCTGAGAATTTTCGCCAAGCAGGTGGTTTCACTTATGAAACTGATATTCGAGCGATTTTGAATGGATTCAAGTTTGATGAATCTATGTGGAAGATGAAAATTGCTGAGCTTTCAGGTGGTCAAAATACTCGTTTGGCACTGGCCAAAATGCTCCTTGAAAAGCCCAATCTCTTGGTATTGGACGAGCCAACCAACCACTTGGATATTGAAACCATTGCCTGGCTAGAGAATTACTTGGTAAACTATAGCGGCGCACTCATTATTGTCAGTCACGACCGTTATTTCTTGGATAAGGTTGCGACAATTACGCTAGATTTGACCAAGCATTCTTTGGATCGCTATGTGGGTAATTATTCTCGTTTTGTCGAGTTAAAGGAGCAAAAGCTAGCTACTGAGGCAAAAAACTATGAAAAGCAGCAGAAGGAGATTGCTACTCTAGAAGACTTTGTCAATCGTAATCTAGTCCGAGCTTCAACGACCAAACGTGCCCAATCTCGCCGTAAACAATTGGAAAAAATGGAGCGTTTGGACAAGCCTGAAGCTGGCAAGAAATCTGCCAATATGACCTTCCAGTCTGAAAAAACGTCGGGTAATGTTGTTTTGACTGTTGAAAATGCAGCTATTGGCTATGATGGGGAAGTACTGTCAGAGCCTATCAACTTAGACCTTCGTAAGATGAATGCTGTCGCCATCGTTGGTCCAAATGGAATCGGCAAGTCAACCTTTATCAAATCAATCGTGGATCAGATTCCTTTTATCAAGGGTGAAAAGAGATTTGGCGCCAATGTTGAGGTTGGTTACTATGACCAGACGCAAAGCAAGCTGACACCAAGTAATACGGTACTGGATGAACTCTGGAATGATTTTAAACTGACACCAGAAGTTGAAATCCGTAACCGTCTAGGTGCCTTCCTTTTCTCAGGAGATGATGTTAAAAAATCAGTTGGCATGCTGTCTGGTGGCGAGAAAGCGCGTTTGCTTTTGGCTAAACTCTCTATGGAAAACAACAACTTTTTGATCCTTGACGAGCCAACCAACCACTTGGATATTGATAGCAAGGAAGTGTTGGAAAATGCCTTGATTGACTTTGATGGAACCTTGCTTTTTGTCAGCCACGACCGTTACTTTATCAATCGTGTGGCAACTCATGTTTTAGAATTATCTGAGAATGGTTCGACTCTCTATCTTGGAGATTATGACTACTATGTTGAGAAGAAAGCAGAAGTAGAAATGAGTCAGACAGAGGGAGCTTCAACCAGCAATCAAGCAAAAGAACCGAGCCCAGTCAATGATTATCAAGCCCAGAAAGAAAGCCAAAAAGAAGTTCGCAAGCTCATGAGACAAATCGAAAGTCTAGAAACTGAAATCGAAGAGTTAGAAAGTCAAAGTCAAGCCATTTCTAAACAAATGTTGGAGACAAACGATGCCGGTAAACTCATGGAATTGCAGGCTGAACTGGACAAAATCAGCCACCGTCAGGAAGAAGCGATGCTTGAGTGGGAAGAATTATCAGAACAGGTGTAA
- a CDS encoding phospho-sugar mutase produces the protein MSYQENYQKWVDFADLPDYLRQDLENMNEKTKEDAFYTNLEFGTAGMRGLIGAGTNRINIYVVRQATEGLARLIESKGGNEKERGVAIAYDSRHFSPEFAFESAAVLAKHGIKSYVFESLRPTPELSFAVRHLNCFAGIMVTASHNPAPFNGYKVYGEDGGQMPPHDADALTTYIRAIENPFAVEVADVEAEKASGLIEVIGEAVDVEYLKEVKDVNINPALIEEFGKDMKIVYTPLHGTGEMLARRALAQAGFDSVQVVEAQATADPDFSTVKSPNPESQAAFALAEELGRQVGADVLVATDPDADRVGVEVLQKDGSYLNLSGNQIGAIMAKYILEAHKNAGTLPENAALCKSIVSTDLVTKIAESYGATMFNVLTGFKFIAEKIQEFEEQHNHTYMMGFEESFGYLIKPFVRDKDAIQAVLVVAELAAYYRSRGLTLADGIEEIYKEYGYYAEKTISVTLSGVDGAEQIKAIMAKFRNNAPKEWNATAITVVEDFKAQTATAADGTVTNLTTPPSDVLKYTLADGSWIAVRPSGTEPKIKFYIAVVGETNEESQAKIANIEAEINAFVK, from the coding sequence ATGTCTTACCAAGAAAATTACCAGAAATGGGTTGATTTTGCGGATCTTCCTGACTATCTTCGTCAAGATTTGGAAAATATGAACGAAAAAACTAAGGAAGATGCCTTCTATACAAATCTTGAATTTGGTACTGCAGGTATGCGTGGCTTGATTGGTGCTGGTACAAACCGCATCAACATCTACGTTGTTCGCCAAGCTACTGAAGGATTGGCTCGTTTGATTGAGTCAAAAGGTGGAAATGAAAAAGAACGTGGTGTAGCAATTGCCTACGATAGCCGTCACTTCTCACCTGAGTTTGCCTTTGAATCTGCAGCAGTTCTTGCTAAACACGGCATCAAATCTTACGTATTTGAAAGCCTTCGTCCAACTCCAGAACTATCATTTGCAGTTCGTCACCTCAACTGTTTCGCAGGTATCATGGTCACAGCCAGCCACAACCCTGCTCCATTTAACGGTTACAAGGTTTACGGTGAAGACGGTGGACAAATGCCTCCACACGACGCGGACGCTTTGACTACTTATATCCGTGCAATCGAAAATCCATTTGCAGTTGAAGTTGCTGATGTCGAAGCTGAAAAAGCTTCTGGCTTGATTGAAGTTATCGGCGAAGCTGTTGACGTAGAATACCTCAAAGAAGTTAAGGACGTTAACATCAACCCAGCCTTGATTGAAGAATTCGGTAAAGACATGAAAATTGTCTACACACCACTTCATGGTACTGGTGAGATGTTGGCTCGTCGTGCTCTTGCCCAAGCAGGATTTGACTCTGTTCAAGTCGTTGAAGCGCAAGCAACTGCTGACCCTGACTTCTCAACTGTAAAATCTCCAAACCCAGAAAGCCAAGCAGCCTTTGCTCTTGCTGAAGAACTTGGTCGTCAAGTTGGTGCAGACGTTCTTGTGGCAACTGACCCTGATGCTGACCGTGTTGGTGTTGAAGTCCTTCAAAAAGATGGTAGCTACCTCAACCTTTCAGGTAACCAAATCGGTGCTATCATGGCTAAATACATCTTGGAAGCCCACAAAAACGCTGGAACTCTTCCAGAAAACGCAGCTCTTTGCAAATCGATCGTATCAACTGACTTGGTAACGAAAATTGCTGAAAGCTACGGCGCAACCATGTTCAACGTTTTGACAGGTTTCAAATTTATCGCTGAGAAAATCCAAGAATTCGAAGAACAACACAATCACACATACATGATGGGATTTGAAGAAAGCTTCGGTTACTTGATTAAACCATTCGTACGTGATAAAGACGCTATTCAAGCCGTTCTTGTCGTTGCTGAACTTGCTGCCTACTACCGTTCACGCGGTTTGACACTTGCTGATGGTATCGAAGAAATTTACAAAGAGTACGGCTACTACGCAGAAAAGACTATCTCTGTTACCCTTTCAGGTGTCGATGGTGCTGAACAAATCAAAGCGATTATGGCTAAATTCCGTAACAATGCTCCAAAAGAATGGAATGCAACAGCTATCACTGTCGTAGAAGACTTCAAGGCACAAACTGCTACTGCTGCTGACGGAACTGTTACAAACTTGACAACTCCTCCAAGTGATGTGTTGAAATATACACTTGCTGACGGTTCATGGATTGCCGTTCGCCCATCAGGTACAGAACCAAAAATCAAGTTCTACATTGCAGTTGTAGGTGAAACCAACGAAGAATCACAAGCTAAAATTGCTAACATCGAAGCAGAAATCAATGCTTTTGTAAAATAA
- a CDS encoding thiol reductase thioredoxin, translating to MEQFLDNIKDLEVTTVARAQEALDNKETATFFIGRKTCPYCRKFAGTLAGVVAETKANIYFINSEEPSQLNELQAFRSRYGIPTVPGFVHVADGQINVRCDSSMSAQEIKDFAGL from the coding sequence ATGGAACAATTTTTAGATAATATCAAAGACCTTGAAGTCACTACAGTTGCGCGTGCGCAAGAAGCTCTTGATAATAAAGAAACTGCAACTTTCTTTATCGGTCGCAAAACTTGCCCTTACTGCCGTAAATTTGCAGGTACTTTGGCAGGTGTCGTAGCTGAAACTAAAGCTAACATCTACTTCATCAATAGTGAAGAACCAAGCCAACTCAATGAGTTGCAAGCATTCCGCTCACGCTATGGAATCCCAACTGTACCAGGCTTTGTTCACGTTGCAGATGGACAAATCAATGTCCGTTGCGACTCTTCAATGTCAGCACAAGAAATCAAAGACTTCGCAGGATTGTAA
- a CDS encoding MBL fold metallo-hydrolase, producing the protein MSETGFKYSILASGSSGNSFYLETPKKKLLVDAGLSGKKITSLLAEINRKPEDLDAILITHEHSDHIHGVGVLARKYGMDLYANEKTWQAMENSKYLGKVDSSQKHIFEMGKTKTFGDIDIESFGVSHDAVAPQFYRFMKDDKSFVILTDTGYVSDRMAGIVENADGYLIESNHDVEILRAGSYAWRLKQRILSDLGHLSNEDGAEAMIRTLGNRTKKIYLGHLSKENNIKELAHMTMVNQLAQADLGVGVDFKVYDTSPDTATPLTDI; encoded by the coding sequence ATGAGTGAAACAGGCTTTAAATACAGTATTTTAGCGTCGGGTTCCAGTGGAAATTCCTTTTATCTGGAAACCCCAAAAAAGAAACTTTTAGTGGATGCAGGCTTGTCAGGCAAAAAAATCACCAGCCTACTTGCTGAAATTAATCGCAAGCCAGAAGATTTGGATGCTATCTTGATTACCCATGAGCATTCAGATCATATCCATGGAGTAGGCGTTTTGGCTCGCAAGTATGGTATGGATCTTTATGCCAATGAAAAGACCTGGCAGGCTATGGAAAATAGCAAGTATCTTGGCAAGGTGGATTCTTCGCAAAAGCATATCTTTGAAATGGGCAAAACTAAAACCTTTGGAGATATCGACATCGAGAGTTTTGGTGTTAGCCATGATGCAGTCGCACCTCAGTTTTATCGCTTTATGAAGGATGATAAGAGTTTTGTCATACTGACTGATACAGGTTATGTTAGTGACCGTATGGCAGGGATTGTCGAAAATGCGGATGGTTATCTTATCGAGTCCAATCATGATGTAGAGATTTTGCGAGCAGGTTCTTACGCTTGGCGACTCAAACAACGAATCCTATCTGACCTCGGTCACCTTTCTAACGAGGACGGTGCTGAGGCCATGATTCGTACCTTAGGAAACCGCACTAAAAAAATCTATCTTGGGCATTTATCTAAGGAGAACAATATCAAGGAACTGGCTCATATGACCATGGTCAATCAGCTAGCACAAGCTGATCTGGGAGTTGGAGTAGACTTTAAGGTTTATGATACCTCACCGGATACCGCAACACCATTGACAGATATATAA
- the vicK gene encoding cell wall metabolism sensor histidine kinase VicK has product MIKLIKDTVLTSDSIFILILLGFILVVTLLLLENRRDNIRLKQINQKVKDLITGDYSQVLDMQGSSEITNITNNLNDLSEVIRLTQENLEQESKRLNSILSYMTDGVLATNRRGQITMINDMAKKQLGVQKEDVLNKSILELLEIVDEYELRDLITQIPELMIDSQDANGEYLSLRVRFALVRRESGFISGLVAVLHDTTEQEKEERERRLFVSNVSHELRTPLTSVKSYLEALDEGALSEPVAPDFIKVSLDETNRMMRMVTDLLHLSRIDNATSHLDVELINFTAFITFILNRFDQIRGQDEEKKYELVRDYPITSVWIEIDTDKMTQVIDNILNNAIKYSPDGGKITVTMKTTDDQMILSISDQGLGIPKQDLPRIFDRFYRVDRARSRAQGGTGLGLAIAKEIIKQHNGFIWAKSEYGKGSTFTIVLPYDKDAVKEEVWEDEVED; this is encoded by the coding sequence ATGATTAAATTAATAAAAGATACCGTTTTAACCAGTGATTCTATCTTTATCCTTATTCTACTTGGCTTTATTTTAGTGGTGACCTTGCTTTTACTAGAAAATCGTCGGGATAATATTCGGTTGAAGCAGATTAACCAAAAAGTTAAAGACCTGATTACAGGAGATTATTCTCAGGTATTGGATATGCAGGGAAGTTCTGAAATCACTAATATTACCAATAATCTCAATGATTTATCAGAAGTAATTCGCTTGACTCAAGAAAATCTGGAACAAGAGAGTAAACGATTGAATAGTATCCTCTCATACATGACAGATGGTGTCCTTGCTACCAATCGTCGTGGCCAGATTACCATGATTAATGACATGGCTAAGAAACAGCTAGGCGTTCAGAAGGAAGATGTTCTTAATAAAAGTATTCTAGAATTGCTTGAGATTGTAGATGAGTATGAACTTCGTGATTTGATTACCCAAATTCCTGAACTCATGATTGATTCTCAGGATGCCAATGGTGAATATCTGAGCCTTCGTGTACGCTTTGCCTTGGTTCGTCGAGAATCAGGCTTCATTTCTGGTCTGGTTGCAGTTTTACACGATACGACGGAGCAGGAGAAGGAAGAGCGCGAACGAAGACTCTTTGTTTCTAACGTTAGTCATGAGCTACGGACGCCCCTAACTAGTGTAAAATCCTATCTTGAAGCTTTGGACGAGGGTGCCTTGTCAGAACCTGTCGCTCCAGACTTTATTAAAGTATCTCTAGATGAAACCAACCGTATGATGAGGATGGTAACAGACCTTCTTCATCTTTCACGTATTGATAATGCAACCAGTCACCTAGATGTGGAATTGATTAACTTTACTGCTTTTATTACCTTTATCCTCAACCGTTTTGATCAGATAAGAGGGCAGGATGAAGAGAAGAAATACGAACTGGTGAGAGATTACCCAATTACCTCAGTCTGGATAGAGATAGATACAGATAAGATGACACAGGTGATTGATAATATTCTTAACAATGCCATCAAGTATTCGCCAGATGGTGGAAAAATCACAGTGACCATGAAGACGACTGATGATCAGATGATTTTATCTATTTCAGACCAAGGATTGGGTATTCCTAAGCAGGATTTACCACGTATTTTTGACCGTTTTTATCGTGTGGATCGTGCTAGAAGTCGTGCCCAAGGAGGTACTGGTTTAGGACTAGCTATTGCTAAAGAGATTATCAAACAACATAATGGTTTTATTTGGGCCAAGAGTGAATATGGTAAGGGATCAACCTTCACCATTGTACTCCCTTATGATAAGGATGCAGTGAAAGAAGAAGTATGGGAGGACGAAGTAGAAGACTAG